GGGCTGGAGACCCTGATCTTCCCAGACGGTCGCGAGGGCCTGGCGCTCGGCGGCGAGTCGGCGGCGCTGCACCTGATCGTCGAGATCCGCGACGAGGCCCACCGCTTCGCCATCACCGGTCACCGGGCCAAGCGCGGCAAGGCGCGGGTGGGCTCCAAGCTCGAGGACATCCCCGGCGTCGGCCCCTCACGCCGCCGCAACCTGTTGGCCGCCTTCGGCGGGCTGGACGGCGTGCGCGAGGCGACGGTGGAGGACCTGTGCCGGGTCGAGGGGGTCAGCCGCAAGCTCGCCGAGCAAATCCACGCCGCGCTGCGCTGAAACGCCGGCAGTTCGCGGGCAAGCCCGCCCCCACGGGGGGGCGGAGAGCGATCGCGCCCCCCAGCTTCGCTCAGCCGGCGAGCGCTTCCTTCACCCAGGCGTTGGCCTGCTTGGCGTCGAAGCTGCTGCCGTACTTTGCCTTCAGCGCGCCCATGACGGCGCCCATCTGCTTGGGCGAGCGCTCGGCCAGGCCGGCGACGGTCTCGGCGATGAAGGCCTTCACCTCGGCCTCGCTCGCCATCGGCGGCAGGTAGGACGTCAGGATCGTCGATTCCTGCGCCAGCACGGCGAGGCGGTCGGCGTCCTTGATCACCGCCACGGCTTCCTGGTTGTTCTTCAGGAACTTGCGGATCGTCTGCTGGACCTCGTCGTCGGTGCTCTCGCGGTTGCCGGCATTCTTGCCCACCATCTCGGCCTCGGCGATCAGCGTGGACAGCAGGGTGGCGCGCACGCCGTCGGCGGCCTTGCGGGCAAGCAGGGAATCCTTCTTCAGTTGGGCGAGCAGGCTCATCGGGGTCTCCGGTGGGATCGGGCTGGGGAGGCGTGCGATGCGGGCCTCCGCGCCGGTGTTCAAGGGGGCGTGTGACACGCCGGTCAGGGGCGGAGTCTACCGCAGCCGACGCTGACGGAGCGCGCCCATCGCGGCTTGCGTCGCCCGCGTAGCTACACCGTTGGCGGCGGCAGGCGCCCTGGGGCGCGATGGGGCACGGCCCCCGGGTGACCGGAGAACGGTCGCGGCGCCGCGATGGACGCAGCGACGCCTGATGGTGCAGCTCAGCCGGCGCGGCGCATCATCGCGGCGAGGGGCCAGACGAGCGCTGCGGCGACACCGCCGAAGCCGGCGGCATAGAGGAAGAGATTGCCCCAGTCCACCCAGTAGCCCATGTTGGCGAAGGAGGACTTGGTCATTGCGGGGGTGATGAAGAAGGTGATGGCGGTCACCACCACGAAGATCACCAGTGCCGGCTTCAGCGCCTTGCCCCAGCCCGCGTTGCCGCGGCTCGCCGCGAGGCCCATCAACGCCACCCACAGCACCGCGGTGCCGACCACCGCCGGCAAGTACTGCAGGGCGAGTTCGAAAAGGATGTTCAGGGTCAGCCAGATCTCGTACATGTCGTTTCCTCCCTCAGACCCGGCCCTTGGCCACCGCCATGTAGGCGGGCTTGAGCAGGCGGTATTTCATGACCCAGGCGAAGTAGCTGTCCTGCAGCGGATCGATCATCGGCAGCGAGGGGATGAGGCGGTTCTCGTAGTCGAACTCGACCAGCAGCGCGGCGCCC
This genomic stretch from Thauera sp. GDN1 harbors:
- a CDS encoding GatB/YqeY domain-containing protein; its protein translation is MSLLAQLKKDSLLARKAADGVRATLLSTLIAEAEMVGKNAGNRESTDDEVQQTIRKFLKNNQEAVAVIKDADRLAVLAQESTILTSYLPPMASEAEVKAFIAETVAGLAERSPKQMGAVMGALKAKYGSSFDAKQANAWVKEALAG